The sequence ACGGGCAGCAATTCCAGCTCCCAATAATAAGCCAAAGTCTGTCACTGATGTGATGTCCAGCAGCAGGCTCTGGGTCAAGCGTTCGGCGTTGCCGGCACCACTCCAGAAGGCAAAATTCGCCAAATCCATCCCTGACCAATGTGCCAGCTTTGCCCCCCATAGTCCTAGCCCATAGACCACTCCCCAGGGCTGTCCAGCTACCAGCAGGTTGAGTACAGCCAGTCCTGCGAGGAAGCCAGCTGCCAACAAGAATTTACGTGGCAGAGTACGATCGTTCGAAGGCATCCATTGTTGTAACCACCAGGTGAGTCCCGCAAGCAATCCCAGAGTCAAGAGGATCGCTCCGGATGTTCCTAGCCAATCACTCAGTGCTATCGGCTCCAGTTGTCCCAAGGCATGCCACTCTGGAAGATGCAGAGTACCAAGAAAACTACCTGCGATGAAAAAAGGTAAGGCCCAGAGGCCCATCAGATTGCCGCTACCAGCGTTGACCAGTGTGCCAGAACCACAGCCCAGGACGACCTGCATCGCGATCCCAAAGACGAAAGCCCCAAGAATCATGGAAACTCCGACAGGAGCCATAGCCCCGATCAATTCACCCGCTGCGATATCCAAGAGCAGCAGGCTGGGCAGAGCTGCCAGCCCAATGGCCAGTAGTTGTGCCTGAATGCCTTGGGTATTGTGCTCCAAGATCGCTCGTCGCCAAGGACCAGCAAAACCAAAACCCAGGCCTTCCAAGGTAATGCCAAAGCCTAGCCCTATAGCCAGCAAGATTCCTTGTCGTATTCCAGCATAGATGGCCAGCAGCAGAATCAGCAGGACCATCCCCAAACTCAGCAAGATTCGAAGTCGTCGTTGTCCTACAGGATTCGCAGGCCCAGCAGTGGTTGCTGTTGTGGAACTCATCAGAAT is a genomic window of SAR324 cluster bacterium containing:
- a CDS encoding YeeE/YedE family protein yields the protein MVLLILLLAIYAGIRQGILLAIGLGFGITLEGLGFGFAGPWRRAILEHNTQGIQAQLLAIGLAALPSLLLLDIAAGELIGAMAPVGVSMILGAFVFGIAMQVVLGCGSGTLVNAGSGNLMGLWALPFFIAGSFLGTLHLPEWHALGQLEPIALSDWLGTSGAILLTLGLLAGLTWWLQQWMPSNDRTLPRKFLLAAGFLAGLAVLNLLVAGQPWGVVYGLGLWGAKLAHWSGMDLANFAFWSGAGNAERLTQSLLLDITSVTDFGLLLGAGIAARWKGPLTTQVSLPTRLWIAGAVAALLMGYASRLAYGCNVGAFFSGISTGSLHGWVWFAAAFAGSMIGVRLRNQLIGGSR